One Kitasatospora sp. NBC_01266 genomic window carries:
- a CDS encoding acyl-CoA dehydrogenase family protein: MTDLDPTARTRELLAAFPPSEVDRLDFLRARFDAGLAWVHFPVGLGGLGAPRALQAVVTAELAAAGAPDNDPRRIGIGLGMAAPTILRYGTAEQQRRWLRPLWTGEEVWCQLFSEPGAGSDLAALATRAVLDADGVWTVDGQKVWTSSAHTARWAILIARTDPTVPKHQGITYFVCDMTDPGVEVRPLRQITGEAEFNEVFLTGVRIPDTDRLGAVGEGWRVAQTTLNNERVAIGGQAVPREGGLIGMVAETWRTRPELRTPELHQRLLQHWVDAEVLRLTGERLRQQLAAGQPGPEGAGGKLGFARLAQQLTGFEVELLGEEGLGYDDWTLRRPELVDFNGREAGYRYLRAKGNSIEGGTSEILRNIIAERVLGLPPEPRTDKDVPWKELSR; this comes from the coding sequence ATGACCGACCTCGATCCGACGGCGCGGACGCGGGAGCTGCTGGCGGCCTTCCCGCCCTCGGAAGTCGACCGGCTCGACTTCCTGCGCGCGCGGTTCGATGCCGGACTGGCCTGGGTGCACTTCCCGGTCGGACTCGGCGGCCTCGGTGCGCCGCGGGCTCTGCAGGCCGTGGTGACCGCCGAGTTGGCCGCCGCCGGCGCGCCGGACAACGACCCGCGCCGGATCGGCATCGGGCTGGGGATGGCCGCGCCGACCATCCTGCGCTATGGCACGGCCGAGCAGCAGCGGCGCTGGCTGCGGCCGTTGTGGACCGGCGAGGAGGTCTGGTGCCAGCTGTTCAGCGAGCCCGGCGCCGGCTCCGACCTGGCGGCGCTGGCCACCCGCGCGGTGCTCGACGCGGACGGGGTCTGGACGGTGGACGGCCAGAAGGTGTGGACCTCCAGCGCCCACACCGCCCGCTGGGCGATCCTGATCGCCCGCACCGACCCGACCGTGCCCAAGCACCAGGGCATCACCTACTTCGTCTGCGACATGACCGACCCCGGGGTGGAGGTCCGCCCGCTGCGGCAGATCACCGGCGAGGCCGAGTTCAACGAGGTCTTCCTGACCGGCGTGCGGATCCCCGACACCGACCGGCTCGGCGCCGTCGGCGAGGGCTGGCGGGTCGCCCAGACCACGCTGAACAACGAGCGGGTGGCGATCGGCGGTCAGGCCGTCCCGCGCGAGGGCGGGCTGATCGGCATGGTCGCCGAAACCTGGCGCACCCGGCCCGAGTTGCGCACCCCCGAGCTGCACCAGCGGCTGCTCCAGCACTGGGTGGACGCCGAGGTGCTGCGGCTGACCGGCGAACGGCTGCGCCAGCAGCTGGCGGCCGGCCAGCCGGGCCCGGAGGGCGCCGGCGGGAAGCTCGGATTCGCCCGGCTGGCCCAGCAGTTGACCGGTTTCGAGGTCGAGCTGCTGGGCGAGGAGGGCCTGGGCTACGACGACTGGACGCTGCGCCGCCCCGAACTGGTGGACTTCAACGGCCGCGAGGCCGGCTACCGCTACCTGCGGGCCAAGGGCAACTCGATCGAGGGCGGCACCAGCGAGATCCTGCGCAACATCATCGCCGAACGGGTGCTGGGACTGCCGCCCGAGCCGCGCACGGACAAGGACGTCCCGTGGAAGGAGCTGTCCCGGTGA
- a CDS encoding acyl-CoA dehydrogenase family protein, with protein MNLLYSEIEEELRASVRDLLRDRSPQDVVLARVSAGLGYDPALWRALAVDLGAAGLQDPAVGGTLREVAVVMEELGRSVAPTPFLGSAVLATAALGWERVGERTATLVVPFSGGAPSVRAAGGRLSGRVTSVADALSADLLVVPVVGGSLWVVERASVDSGVTVTPRTSLDLTRPLADVEFEGAPGQLVTEDPAVLDRALLTGAGLLASEQLGIAEWCLASTVEYLRERRQFNRPVGSFQALKHRLADLWLEVVGARAAARAAADALATGAADTEILVAVAASHCGTVAVRAAEECVQLHGGIGMTWEHPAHLYLKRAKADQLALGTPGRHRARLAELVDLPA; from the coding sequence GTGAACCTGCTCTACTCCGAGATCGAGGAGGAGCTGCGGGCCAGCGTCCGCGACCTGCTGCGCGACCGCAGCCCGCAGGACGTGGTGCTGGCCCGGGTCTCGGCCGGCCTGGGCTACGACCCGGCGCTCTGGCGGGCGTTGGCGGTGGACCTGGGAGCGGCCGGGCTGCAGGATCCGGCGGTGGGCGGGACGCTGCGCGAAGTGGCCGTGGTCATGGAGGAGTTGGGCCGCTCGGTGGCGCCCACGCCGTTCCTCGGCAGCGCGGTGCTGGCGACGGCGGCACTCGGCTGGGAGCGGGTGGGCGAGCGGACCGCGACGCTGGTGGTGCCGTTCTCCGGCGGAGCGCCGAGCGTGCGGGCGGCCGGCGGCCGGCTGAGCGGGCGGGTCACCTCGGTGGCCGACGCACTCTCAGCCGACCTGCTGGTGGTGCCGGTGGTGGGCGGCTCGCTCTGGGTCGTCGAGCGCGCATCGGTGGACAGCGGGGTCACCGTCACCCCGCGCACCTCGCTGGACCTGACCCGGCCGCTGGCCGATGTCGAGTTCGAGGGCGCCCCGGGCCAGTTGGTGACCGAGGACCCGGCAGTGTTGGATCGCGCGCTGCTCACGGGTGCCGGGCTGCTCGCCTCCGAGCAGCTGGGGATCGCCGAGTGGTGCCTGGCCAGCACCGTCGAATACCTGCGCGAGCGGCGGCAGTTCAACCGCCCGGTGGGCTCCTTCCAGGCGCTCAAGCACCGGCTGGCCGACCTCTGGCTGGAGGTGGTCGGCGCCCGCGCCGCCGCCCGGGCCGCCGCCGACGCGCTGGCCACCGGCGCGGCGGACACCGAGATTCTGGTCGCGGTGGCCGCCTCGCACTGCGGCACGGTGGCGGTGCGGGCCGCCGAGGAGTGCGTGCAGCTGCACGGCGGCATCGGGATGACCTGGGAGCACCCGGCCCACCTCTACCTCAAGCGCGCCAAGGCGGACCAGCTGGCGCTGGGCACCCCGGGCCGGCACCGGGCCCGGCTGGCCGAGCTGGTGGACCTGCCGGCCTGA
- a CDS encoding NADPH:quinone oxidoreductase family protein: MRAWQVGELGLPREVMRLVEDVPRPVAGEHQVLVKVRAAAVNFPDALMCLGMYQVKPPLPFTPGVELCGELPSGERVIGNPVAGTGAFAEYALLDTRALFAAPEALDDAQAAALHIGYQTAWFALHRRAALRAGETLLVHAAAGGVGSAAVQLGKAAGASVIGVVGGAQKAAVARELGCDVVIDRKAEDFVAAVKEATGGRGADVVFDPVGGDAYTGSTKCVAFEGRIVVVGFASGTIPAPQLGHALVKNYSVLGLHWGLYNTKDPAAVRSAHDELTKLTEQGVVRPLVSERLPFEAAADGVQRVAEGGTTGRVVIGL; encoded by the coding sequence ATGAGGGCATGGCAGGTGGGCGAGTTGGGGCTGCCGCGCGAGGTGATGCGGCTGGTCGAGGACGTGCCGCGGCCGGTCGCGGGCGAGCACCAGGTGCTGGTGAAGGTCCGGGCGGCGGCCGTCAACTTCCCGGACGCGCTGATGTGCCTGGGGATGTACCAGGTGAAGCCGCCGCTGCCGTTCACGCCCGGCGTCGAGCTGTGCGGTGAACTGCCCAGTGGGGAAAGGGTGATCGGCAACCCGGTGGCGGGCACCGGCGCCTTCGCCGAGTACGCGCTGCTGGACACCCGGGCACTCTTCGCGGCCCCCGAGGCGCTGGACGACGCCCAGGCCGCCGCGCTGCACATCGGCTACCAGACCGCCTGGTTCGCCCTGCACCGCCGGGCCGCCCTGCGCGCGGGGGAGACCCTGCTGGTGCACGCGGCGGCCGGCGGCGTCGGCAGCGCGGCCGTCCAGCTCGGCAAGGCGGCCGGCGCGAGCGTGATCGGCGTCGTCGGCGGCGCCCAGAAGGCTGCCGTGGCCCGTGAGTTGGGCTGCGACGTGGTGATCGACCGGAAGGCCGAGGACTTCGTGGCGGCGGTCAAGGAGGCCACCGGCGGCCGTGGCGCCGACGTGGTCTTCGACCCGGTGGGCGGCGACGCCTACACCGGCTCCACCAAGTGCGTCGCCTTCGAGGGCCGGATCGTGGTGGTCGGCTTCGCCAGCGGCACCATCCCCGCGCCGCAGCTGGGCCACGCCCTGGTGAAGAACTACTCGGTCCTCGGCCTGCACTGGGGCCTCTACAACACCAAGGACCCGGCTGCCGTCCGGTCCGCGCACGACGAGCTGACCAAGCTCACCGAGCAGGGCGTGGTGCGCCCGCTGGTGAGCGAGCGGCTGCCGTTCGAGGCGGCGGCGGACGGCGTGCAGCGGGTGGCCGAAGGCGGCACCACCGGGCGCGTGGTGATCGGGCTCTGA
- a CDS encoding SDR family oxidoreductase: MTAGLSGRRCVITGAGRGIGAALAEAFTAEGASVVVNDLDADAARETAARLGAVAVPGDAASRDGVAALIEAARAELGGIDVYCANAGVAHGGGADAPEALWASSWEVNVMAHVRAAELLLPEWLERGEGRFVATVSAAGLLTMLGSAPYSVSKHAALSFAEWLSATYRHRGVKVHALCPQGVRTKILEASGELGQALMGATALEPAAVAEDVLRAIAEERFLILPHPEVAGYYAARATEPDGWLAAMNRLQRKFVAGDAA, encoded by the coding sequence GTGACCGCCGGGCTGTCCGGTCGGCGCTGCGTCATCACCGGCGCCGGGCGCGGCATCGGCGCCGCGCTGGCCGAGGCCTTCACGGCCGAGGGCGCGTCGGTGGTGGTCAACGACCTGGACGCCGACGCGGCCCGCGAGACGGCGGCTCGGCTCGGCGCGGTGGCGGTGCCCGGGGACGCGGCAAGCCGGGACGGGGTCGCGGCGCTGATCGAGGCGGCCCGCGCGGAGCTGGGCGGCATCGACGTGTACTGCGCCAACGCCGGGGTGGCGCACGGCGGCGGCGCGGACGCGCCCGAGGCGCTGTGGGCCTCCTCCTGGGAGGTCAACGTGATGGCCCACGTGCGGGCGGCCGAGCTGCTGCTGCCCGAGTGGCTGGAGCGCGGCGAGGGGCGGTTCGTGGCCACCGTCTCGGCGGCCGGGCTGCTCACCATGCTCGGCTCGGCGCCGTACTCGGTCAGCAAGCACGCGGCGCTCTCCTTCGCCGAGTGGCTCTCCGCCACCTACCGCCACCGGGGCGTCAAGGTGCACGCGCTCTGCCCGCAGGGGGTGCGGACCAAGATCCTGGAGGCGTCCGGTGAGCTGGGCCAGGCGCTGATGGGAGCCACCGCGCTGGAGCCGGCGGCGGTGGCCGAGGACGTGCTGCGGGCGATCGCCGAGGAGCGGTTCCTGATCCTGCCGCACCCCGAGGTGGCCGGCTACTACGCGGCGCGGGCGACCGAGCCGGACGGTTGGCTGGCGGCGATGAACCGGCTGCAGCGCAAGTTCGTGGCGGGTGACGCGGCATGA
- a CDS encoding SDR family oxidoreductase, with protein sequence MTFTFKGQVALVTGASRGIGLGIARELVDRGARVCITARNPEPLAEAVRDLGGEAHAIAVAGKADDPAHQQAAVEQVMASFGRLDLLVNNTGINPVFGPVLDTDLAAAAKILAVNVLAPLAWTRLAHQAWMGEHGGAVVNVSSIAGLRTSPGIGMYGVSKAALTRLTMELAGELGPNVRVNAVAPAVVKTRFAEALYQGREEEAAAPYPLKRLGVPEDVAGAVAFLLSDQAGWITGQTLVLDGGVTLGGGL encoded by the coding sequence ATGACGTTTACGTTCAAGGGACAGGTGGCCCTGGTCACCGGCGCGAGCCGGGGCATCGGCCTGGGGATCGCCCGTGAGCTGGTGGACCGCGGCGCCCGGGTCTGCATCACCGCCCGCAACCCCGAGCCGCTCGCCGAGGCCGTGCGCGACCTGGGCGGCGAGGCGCACGCCATCGCCGTGGCCGGCAAGGCCGACGACCCCGCGCACCAGCAGGCCGCCGTCGAGCAGGTGATGGCCTCCTTCGGGCGGCTGGACCTGCTGGTCAACAACACCGGCATCAACCCGGTCTTCGGCCCGGTGCTGGACACCGACCTGGCCGCCGCCGCCAAGATCCTGGCCGTCAACGTGCTCGCGCCGCTCGCCTGGACCCGGCTCGCCCACCAGGCCTGGATGGGCGAGCACGGCGGCGCGGTGGTCAACGTCTCCTCCATCGCGGGCCTGCGCACCTCGCCCGGGATCGGTATGTACGGGGTCAGCAAGGCCGCGCTCACCCGGCTCACCATGGAGCTGGCCGGTGAGCTGGGCCCGAACGTCCGGGTGAACGCGGTGGCCCCCGCCGTGGTCAAGACCCGCTTCGCCGAGGCGCTCTACCAGGGACGCGAGGAGGAGGCCGCCGCGCCCTACCCGCTGAAGCGGCTCGGGGTGCCCGAGGACGTCGCGGGCGCGGTGGCCTTCCTGCTCTCCGACCAGGCGGGCTGGATCACCGGGCAGACCCTGGTGCTGGACGGTGGCGTGACGCTGGGCGGTGGGCTGTGA
- a CDS encoding TetR/AcrR family transcriptional regulator, translated as MTTEPHLADLWPGERPEAARRLLLAAIDSFASRGFHATTTRDIATAAGMSPAALYIHYPSKAALLAEISRNGHAATLTLIEEAVARDADPATRMRALVERFTAWHARGHTVGRIVNYELRALPEEDFAVVAELRRRMEDAVMRLIEEGVSTGVFTVAETRTAARAVTSLGIDVARWYNERSSESPEQLGARYGDLVLRMLGASV; from the coding sequence ATGACCACCGAGCCGCACCTCGCCGACCTGTGGCCCGGGGAGCGCCCCGAGGCCGCGCGCCGGCTGCTGCTCGCGGCCATCGACTCCTTCGCCTCCCGCGGCTTCCACGCCACCACCACCCGGGACATCGCCACCGCCGCCGGCATGAGCCCGGCCGCGCTCTACATCCACTACCCCTCCAAGGCCGCGTTGCTCGCCGAGATCAGCCGCAACGGGCACGCCGCCACCCTCACGCTGATCGAGGAGGCGGTCGCGCGGGACGCCGATCCCGCCACCCGGATGCGCGCCCTGGTCGAGCGGTTCACCGCCTGGCACGCGCGCGGCCACACGGTCGGCCGGATCGTCAACTACGAGCTGCGCGCCCTGCCGGAGGAGGACTTCGCGGTGGTCGCCGAGCTGCGCCGGCGGATGGAGGACGCGGTGATGCGGCTGATCGAGGAGGGCGTGTCAACGGGCGTCTTCACCGTCGCCGAGACCCGCACCGCCGCCCGCGCGGTCACCTCGCTGGGCATCGACGTGGCCCGCTGGTACAACGAGCGCAGCAGCGAGAGCCCCGAGCAGCTCGGCGCGCGGTACGGCGACCTGGTCCTGCGGATGCTCGGCGCTTCGGTCTGA
- a CDS encoding carboxylate--amine ligase, with protein sequence MMDTLTCAGPELDRTVPALLVKVGHYPQHHGGLGVVRTLARAGVPVYAMVEDRYTPVALSRYLAGRFVHPTSGLEPPEHLVSALLAIGRAIGRPAVAVPTDDEAAVLLAEHADRLAGSFLLPPVRAGLPRRLANKAGMYRICRQYGVPTPRSCAPPDRAALLELCRDWGYPLVLKNLEAYTRLRAPVVGHTTLVRDEDELRAVVPRDGEISVLAQEYLPPESSQDWTTHLYCGAGGAVRVVFTGRKLRCWPPESGIASRAVAERDEQLARLAAGLCRALGYSGAADLDWRLDLRDGRFKLVDFNPRTGAQFRAFENLRGVDVVRAMHLDLTGRRVEAAGQLTSRTFVVGQLDLPSALDWARVHRRLPPAVLPHRGIERSWLHADDPLPAAAEAVRFTGLVARRLAGAMCSRAGRS encoded by the coding sequence ATGATGGACACCCTTACCTGTGCCGGTCCCGAACTGGACCGCACCGTACCGGCGTTGCTGGTCAAGGTGGGCCACTACCCGCAGCACCACGGGGGCCTGGGCGTGGTGCGGACGCTGGCCCGGGCCGGCGTGCCGGTGTACGCGATGGTCGAGGACCGCTACACGCCGGTCGCGCTCTCGCGCTACCTGGCGGGCCGCTTCGTCCATCCGACCAGCGGCCTGGAGCCGCCGGAGCACCTGGTGTCGGCGCTGCTGGCGATCGGCCGGGCGATCGGCCGCCCGGCGGTGGCGGTGCCCACCGACGATGAGGCGGCAGTCCTGCTGGCCGAGCACGCCGACCGGCTGGCCGGCTCCTTCCTGCTGCCGCCGGTCCGTGCCGGGCTGCCGCGCCGGCTGGCCAACAAGGCCGGGATGTACCGGATCTGCCGGCAGTACGGGGTGCCCACCCCCCGGTCCTGCGCGCCGCCCGACCGCGCCGCGCTGCTCGAACTCTGCCGGGACTGGGGCTATCCGCTGGTGCTGAAGAACCTGGAGGCGTACACCAGGCTGCGGGCCCCGGTGGTCGGGCACACCACGCTGGTGCGCGACGAGGACGAGCTGCGCGCCGTGGTGCCGCGCGACGGCGAGATCTCGGTGCTGGCCCAGGAGTACCTGCCGCCCGAGTCCTCGCAGGACTGGACCACCCACCTCTACTGCGGCGCGGGCGGTGCGGTCCGGGTGGTCTTCACCGGCCGCAAGCTGCGCTGCTGGCCGCCCGAGAGCGGCATCGCGTCCCGCGCGGTGGCCGAGCGCGACGAACAACTGGCCCGGCTCGCGGCCGGGTTGTGCCGCGCGCTCGGCTACAGCGGGGCGGCCGACCTGGACTGGCGGCTCGACCTGCGGGACGGCCGCTTCAAGCTGGTCGACTTCAACCCCAGGACCGGAGCCCAGTTCCGCGCCTTCGAGAACCTGCGCGGGGTCGACGTGGTGCGGGCCATGCACCTGGACCTGACCGGACGGCGGGTCGAGGCGGCCGGTCAACTCACCTCGCGCACCTTCGTGGTGGGCCAGCTCGACCTGCCCTCGGCGCTCGACTGGGCCCGGGTGCACCGTCGCCTGCCGCCCGCCGTGCTGCCGCACCGCGGCATCGAGCGGTCCTGGCTGCACGCCGACGACCCGCTGCCGGCGGCCGCCGAGGCGGTCCGCTTCACGGGTCTGGTGGCCCGCCGGCTGGCCGGCGCGATGTGCTCGCGGGCGGGGCGCTCTTGA
- a CDS encoding family 16 glycosylhydrolase — translation MNRSVRIALALSGWIALLATALPAAGPLRTVLTAAFVLVCPGAAVLRPALSPRAADAGGRTALDLLEDLVLTPAVSLALAVLVAQAFLLNHAFTVPRALGVLAVVTTVAALWPGRRGPRRPARADAAGPAGGGERSSGGRPPGAAPTAPRAALPRAGTAGVLLLATACTGGGVPALSGSTTGGGPPVPVAAAATAPAAAGPWRLVLQDDFNGTELDTARWARCYDWNDGGCTNAGNHEAEWYLPGQVSVGDGAATLTAARRDTVGSDGKTYPWTSGMITTGRDSWNATPRETFTHGYFAAALRIPPQSGMFPAFWLMPDTRTTPPELDVAEFAGSTQQVSMNVHWRGADGSDQHVGHNVGPVDFPAATHVFAMDWEPGAITWYVDGVQQWRVTDPQQIPDVPMELLVNLAVGYPSAPPASVNSAALTVDWVRVWQH, via the coding sequence ATGAACCGCTCGGTACGGATCGCGCTCGCCCTCTCCGGATGGATCGCGCTGCTCGCCACGGCACTGCCGGCCGCCGGGCCGCTGCGCACCGTGCTGACGGCCGCCTTCGTGCTGGTCTGCCCGGGGGCCGCGGTGCTCCGCCCGGCATTGTCGCCACGGGCGGCGGACGCGGGCGGACGCACCGCGCTGGACCTGCTGGAGGACCTGGTGCTGACGCCCGCCGTGAGCCTGGCGCTGGCGGTGCTGGTCGCGCAGGCGTTCCTGCTGAACCACGCGTTCACCGTGCCGCGTGCGCTGGGCGTGCTGGCCGTCGTCACCACGGTGGCCGCGCTCTGGCCGGGGCGCCGGGGCCCGCGCCGCCCGGCTCGGGCGGACGCGGCGGGTCCCGCCGGTGGCGGTGAGCGCTCGTCGGGCGGCCGGCCACCCGGGGCAGCGCCCACCGCGCCGCGCGCGGCGCTGCCCCGGGCGGGGACGGCCGGTGTGCTGCTGCTGGCCACCGCCTGCACCGGTGGCGGCGTCCCGGCGCTGAGCGGCTCGACCACCGGCGGTGGTCCGCCCGTCCCCGTCGCCGCGGCGGCGACCGCCCCTGCCGCCGCCGGCCCCTGGCGCCTGGTCCTCCAGGACGACTTCAACGGCACCGAGCTGGACACCGCCCGCTGGGCCCGCTGCTACGACTGGAACGACGGGGGCTGCACCAACGCGGGCAACCACGAGGCCGAGTGGTACCTGCCCGGCCAGGTCTCGGTGGGCGACGGCGCCGCCACCCTGACGGCCGCGCGCCGCGACACCGTGGGCAGCGACGGCAAGACCTATCCGTGGACCTCCGGCATGATCACCACCGGCCGGGACTCCTGGAACGCCACGCCCCGGGAGACCTTCACCCACGGCTACTTCGCCGCCGCGCTGCGGATCCCGCCGCAGAGCGGGATGTTCCCGGCCTTCTGGCTGATGCCGGACACCCGGACCACCCCGCCCGAGCTGGACGTGGCCGAGTTCGCCGGCAGCACCCAGCAGGTGTCCATGAACGTGCACTGGCGCGGCGCGGACGGCAGCGACCAGCACGTCGGCCACAACGTCGGCCCGGTCGACTTTCCGGCGGCCACCCACGTCTTCGCGATGGACTGGGAGCCGGGCGCGATCACCTGGTACGTGGACGGCGTCCAGCAGTGGCGGGTGACCGATCCGCAGCAGATCCCCGACGTCCCGATGGAACTGCTGGTCAACCTGGCCGTCGGCTACCCGAGCGCGCCGCCGGCCTCGGTCAACTCGGCCGCGCTGACCGTGGACTGGGTGCGGGTCTGGCAGCACTGA